In Pseudobythopirellula maris, the genomic stretch CCCACAAGTACGCCCGCTACTGCGCCGCCGAGCTCGTCAAGCAAGACGCCGACAACGGCAAGGTGCTCAGCGGCGACGGCCTGCGGCTGTTCCACGAACTGCTCCCCGACGGTGCGCTCGAGGCGGTGCACGTTTACTTCCCCGACCCGTGGTGGAAGAAACGGCACGCCCACCGGCGGGTGCTGAACGACAGGTTTCTGTTAGACGTCGCACGCACGCTGCGTGATGGCGGGCGGCTCCACTTTTGGACCGATGTGGAAGACTATTACCAGGCGACCCTCGAGCTGATCGCCACGATGCGCGGCGAGGGCCTGCCGCTGACCGGGCCGCACCCGGTCGAGGAGCGTCCGTTCGAGCACCACCTCGATTTCCACACGCACTTTGAGCGCCGCACGCGGCTGAACGACGAGCCGGTCTTCCGGGCGGAATTCGAAAGAATCGCCCGAACCGGCGGCGGGGACGGTGCGTAACTCGGGTGGCCCTTAGCGCCCTAACGAGTTAGTGTGGAACGGCCCCCTCGCCTCGATAAGCCCCAGCCGCCGTGCCCCCAGACGCCCCGATCACGACCGACCACGCCGTGGCCCACGAGCGGGCGATGCGCGATCTTGTCGAGCCGTTCTACACGCCGCTCGAGAGGCTCGGTTCGCTCACACCGGTGGGCGAAGGCGAGCTTGAGCCCGACTACCGGGCGCTGCTGGCCCACGACGACCACATGACCGTCACCCAAGAAGCGCTGCACGAGTCGCTTGTCGACGTGCGCGTGGTGGACGAGCGGTCGGGCGACGGCTGGTACTCGCGTGCGAGCGTTCTGGCTCGTCAATCGGACGGCAGGGCCGTACAGTTGGGCGTCATGCGGATCAACCTGGGCGGCTTGCCTTCGGCTGTCCGCGAGGCGATCGAGGCCCGCAAGACTCCGCTCGGGCGGATCCTGATCCGCCACCACCTGCTGCGCGAGGTCGAGCTGCTCGCGCTGTGGCGCATCGAGGCGGGACCCGGTTTGGCCGAGGCCCTAGGGATCAACGAGGGCGACACGACCTACGGCCGATCGGCGCGGATCCTTGTGGAAGGAAAACCGGTGGTCGAGCTGCTGGAGATCGTCCGGCCGTAACAACACGCCCTGCCTCCCCCACACGTGCTTGAGCATGCTCCCGACGAAAGAGACCTACGACTGCGTCGTGATCGGCGCCGGCCCGGCCGGCTGCACCGCCGCCGCGCTCGTGGCGCGAGCCGGGTTCTCGGTGCTGTTGGTCGAGCGTGAGTCGCTGCCGCGCGAGCACGTTGGCGAGTCGCTGATGCCCGAGACGTGGCGCACGTTCGAGCGGCTCGGCGTGCTCGACAAGCTACGCGCGAGCCGATTCCCTAAGAAGGTCGGCGTGCAGTTCGTGAACCACACCGGCAAGGAATCCAAACCGTTCTTTTTCCGTCAGCACGACGACCGCGACTGCGCCGAGACGTGGCACGTCGAGCGGGCCACGTTCGACAAGATGCTCTACGACCACGCCGAGGGGGAAGGCGTGGAGTGCCTCGACGGCGTCCGTGTGCTCGAAGTGGCGATGGTCGGCGACCGGACTACGGGCGTGAAGCTGCAAGCCAAAGGAGGCGCCACGGCGGTCATCGGCAGCAGCGTGGTGGTCGACGCCAGCGGTCAGTCGGCCATGCTCGCCGGCCGGTTGGGCCTGAAGCGGGTGAACCCCGACCTGAAGAAGTCGGCGATCTGGCGGCATTATCGCGGCGCCCATCGCGACGAGTCGGGCGGCGGGGTCAAAACGATCATCCTGCACACCGACCAGCAGAAGTCGTGGTTCTGGTACATCCCGCAGTCGGACGACATCGTCAGCGTCGGCGTGGTGGGCGACAACGACTACCTGCTCAAGGGCCGCGGCAAGCCGGCCCAAATCTTCGAGGAAGAGATCGCCAAGTGCGACGGCGTGGTAAGCCGCCTTGTGGGCGCCGAGCCGCTCGATGACCTGGCCGTGGCCAAAGAGTTCTCCTACTCGACCGACCGGCCGTCGGGCGACGGCTGGGTGCTCGTGGGCGACGCCTGGGGATTCATCGACCCGGTCTACTCGTCGGGCGTTTATTTCGCGATGCTCTCGGCCGACATGGCGAGCGACTGCATCATCGACGCACTGCGGGCGAAGGATCCGTCGGCCGAACGCCTGGGCGCCTGGGCCGAGGAGTTCTCCATGGGCACGAAGTGGGTCCGCAAGCTCGTCACGGCGTTCTACTCGGGCGAGTTCCGCGTCGGCAAGTTCGCGATGGATCACCCGGAGCACGTGCCGGCCCTGACCGATCTGTTGATCGGCCGGATGTTCTCGCCAGCCGTCCCGCGAATGTTTGAAGACCTCGACCCGTGGCTCGAGCGCGCCATTGCCGAGAGTGACAGGCAGAGCGACACGGCGGACGACACGATGGACGGCGGCGGTTCCGTGCCGGCGATCGCCTGATTCGCGTTCTCTTGGGCAGACACCATCGGCCGAACGGTGAAGCCGCCCACGCAATGGGTCATGAGGCCGTTCTTGATTCGCCTTTCTCGCGGCCCCTCCCATCCCCCTGGCGGGGGCGATCGGGTTACACTCCTTACTTGACCAACGGCTATTCTTCTCCAGCGGAGGCGGCGATGCGGATGGTGGTCTGGGGCCTCGTGCTCCTGCTTTTGGTGCTGCACCAGGACATCTGGTTTTGGAACGACGGCACGCTCGTGTTCGGCTTCATGCCGATCGCCCTGTTCTTCCACGCCTGCATATCGATTGCGGCGAGCGTCACCTGGTTCATGGCGACCAAGTTCTGCTGGCCAACCGGCGTCGACGACGCCCTCGCACCCACCCCGCCCGCGGGTGAGAAGGGGGGGGCCGCGTGATCCAGCTCATCATCATCGCGTGCTACCTCGGCCTGCTGCTGCTCTTGGGCATGATGGCCAGCCGGTTCTTTTCGGGCTCGAAGGCCGACTACCAGCTCGCCAGCCACTCGATCGGCCCGTTCCTGCTGTTGATGTCGGTCTTCGGCACGACGATGACCGCGTTCGCGTTGGTTGGCTCGAGCGGCGAGGCGTTCAAGGAGGGGGTCGGCGTTTACGGCATGCTGGCCTCGTCGAGCGGCATCATCCACTCGCTCTGCTTCTTCTTGATCGGCATCAAGATGTGGGACCTTGGCCGGCGGAACGGCTACTCGACCCAGATCCAGTTCTTCCGCGACCGACTGGACAGCGACAAGCTCGGCCTGCTGCTGTTCCCGATCCTCGTCGGGCTGGTGATCCCCTACCTGCTGATCGGCGTGCTCTCTTCGGGCACGGTCATCCAGGTGATCACCAGCGGCGCCCCGGGCCAGCCCGAGACCGGCGCCCTGCCCTACTTCACCGGCACGAACGGCGGCCTGCCCCGTCAGATCGGCTCGCTGGTCGTCTGCGGCGTGGTGCTCTGCTACGTCTTCTTTGGCGGCATGCGCGGCACGGCCTGGGCGAACGCCTTCCAGACCATCGTCTTCATGGTGCTCGGCGTCGTCACGTTCAGCGTGATCGCCAGCAAGCTCGGCGGCCAAGAGGGCCTGCTGGACAACCTCCGCGTGCTCGGCGAGAAGATCCCCGAGAGCAAGGCGACGCGGTCCGAGATGTCGCAGTCGAAGTTCCTCACCTACCTGCTCGTGCCGCTGTCGGTGGGGATGTTCCCCCACCTGTTCCAGCACTGGCTCACGGCCAAGAGCGCGAAGAGTTTCCGCTTGTCGGTGGTGGCCCACCCGATTTTCATCATGATCGTCTGGGTGCCGTGCGTGCTGATCGGCGTGTGGGCCGCCTCGGGCATCGTGCGGCTGCCGCCCCCGATCGCCGCGAACCCCAACAGCGTGCTGATCTTCCTGGTCAAGAGCCAGACGACCGCCGTCTTGGGCGGCTTCCTGACGGCCGGCGTGCTGGCCGCCATCATGTCGAGCCTCGACAGCCAATTCCTCTGCCTCGGCACGATGTTCAGCACCGACATCGTCTCGCACTACGCCGGCAAGGACCGCTACGACGACCGCACCCAGGTGTTCATCACCCGCGCGTTCATCATCGGCATCGTGGCGATCACTTACGGCCTGAGCCTGTTCGAGCCGCGCAGCGTGTTCACGCTCGGCATCTGGTGCTTCAGCGGGTTCTCGGCGTTGTTCCCGCTGGTCTTTGCCGCAATCTACTGGCGCGGGCTCACCAAGGCGGGCGCCTACGCTTGCGTGCTCACGGCGATCGGCGTGTGGGTCTACCTGTTCCGCGAGTCGGGCTACGGCGCCAACGGCTCCTACACGGTCGACCTGCCGCTGGGCGGCGTCACCTACGAGACGATGCCGGTGGCTACCATGGTGCTGGCGTCGACCGTGGCGCTGGTCGTGGTGTCGCTCGTCACGCCCAAGCCGAAGGCGGAAACGCTGGCTAAGTTCTTCCCAACAACGTAATCAACCACAGAGATCGCAGAGAGCACGGAGAAAGACGCACGAATAGGATGCGGACGAACGCGTATCAAAGGGATCTAAGAGGATTGAGCACACCCCTTTATCCGCGTAAATCCGCTTCATCCGTGTTTATCCGCGTCTAATTCTCTGGTCCTATATTTGTGTCCTCTGTGCTCTCCGTGGTGAATCCCCCGTGCGAATCGTCTACCTAGCCGCCGGCGCCGCGGGCATGTACTGCGGGAGCTGCCTGCACGACAACACCCTGGCCGCTGCGCTCATCAAGCGTGGCGAGGACGTGCTGCTCGTGCCGACCTACACGCCGCTGCGCACCGACGAGCAGGACGTTTCCGAGGCGCGCGTGTTCTTCGGCGGCGTGAACGCCTACTTGCAGCAGCACTCGTGGCTCTTCCGCCACACGCCGCGTTGGTTCGACCGCCTGCTCGACAGCCCCGGCTTCCTGCGATGGGTGACCAAGGGGGCGGCGAGCGTCGATCCCAAGAAGCTCGGCGCGATGACCGTCTCGATGCTCCAGGGCGAGCAGGGACGGCAGAGCAAGGAAATCGAGAAGCTCGCCGACTGGCTCGCCGACGACGTGAAGCCTGACGTGATCCACCTGTCGAACTCGATGCTGCTCGGCATGGCGCGGCGGCTGAAGGAACGGACCGGCGCGCGGATCGTTTGCGCCTTGTCGGGCGAAGACAACTTCCTCGACCAACTCAGCGAGCCGCACCACGCCCAGGCGCTCGCCCTGCTGCGTGAGCGCGCCCAAGAGATCGAGGCCTTCACCGCGCTGGGCGGCTACTACGCCGACCACATGGCCGAGTACCTCGGCGTTGACCGTGAGCGGATCCACGTCATCCCCCACGGGCTGAACCTCGAGGGGCACGGCCCGCTCGAATCAAACGCGGGAGCGGCGCCCACG encodes the following:
- the trmB gene encoding tRNA (guanosine(46)-N7)-methyltransferase TrmB, which gives rise to MGRRALRKIKPEIDLTGRLLSYDDLPNPWDAEALFSEEPQRGRPLEVEVGSGKGLFLRRATAERPEHNFLGVEIAHKYARYCAAELVKQDADNGKVLSGDGLRLFHELLPDGALEAVHVYFPDPWWKKRHAHRRVLNDRFLLDVARTLRDGGRLHFWTDVEDYYQATLELIATMRGEGLPLTGPHPVEERPFEHHLDFHTHFERRTRLNDEPVFRAEFERIARTGGGDGA
- a CDS encoding NAD(P)/FAD-dependent oxidoreductase, with amino-acid sequence MLPTKETYDCVVIGAGPAGCTAAALVARAGFSVLLVERESLPREHVGESLMPETWRTFERLGVLDKLRASRFPKKVGVQFVNHTGKESKPFFFRQHDDRDCAETWHVERATFDKMLYDHAEGEGVECLDGVRVLEVAMVGDRTTGVKLQAKGGATAVIGSSVVVDASGQSAMLAGRLGLKRVNPDLKKSAIWRHYRGAHRDESGGGVKTIILHTDQQKSWFWYIPQSDDIVSVGVVGDNDYLLKGRGKPAQIFEEEIAKCDGVVSRLVGAEPLDDLAVAKEFSYSTDRPSGDGWVLVGDAWGFIDPVYSSGVYFAMLSADMASDCIIDALRAKDPSAERLGAWAEEFSMGTKWVRKLVTAFYSGEFRVGKFAMDHPEHVPALTDLLIGRMFSPAVPRMFEDLDPWLERAIAESDRQSDTADDTMDGGGSVPAIA
- a CDS encoding DUF3311 domain-containing protein, giving the protein MTNGYSSPAEAAMRMVVWGLVLLLLVLHQDIWFWNDGTLVFGFMPIALFFHACISIAASVTWFMATKFCWPTGVDDALAPTPPAGEKGGAA
- a CDS encoding sodium:solute symporter family protein, with product MIQLIIIACYLGLLLLLGMMASRFFSGSKADYQLASHSIGPFLLLMSVFGTTMTAFALVGSSGEAFKEGVGVYGMLASSSGIIHSLCFFLIGIKMWDLGRRNGYSTQIQFFRDRLDSDKLGLLLFPILVGLVIPYLLIGVLSSGTVIQVITSGAPGQPETGALPYFTGTNGGLPRQIGSLVVCGVVLCYVFFGGMRGTAWANAFQTIVFMVLGVVTFSVIASKLGGQEGLLDNLRVLGEKIPESKATRSEMSQSKFLTYLLVPLSVGMFPHLFQHWLTAKSAKSFRLSVVAHPIFIMIVWVPCVLIGVWAASGIVRLPPPIAANPNSVLIFLVKSQTTAVLGGFLTAGVLAAIMSSLDSQFLCLGTMFSTDIVSHYAGKDRYDDRTQVFITRAFIIGIVAITYGLSLFEPRSVFTLGIWCFSGFSALFPLVFAAIYWRGLTKAGAYACVLTAIGVWVYLFRESGYGANGSYTVDLPLGGVTYETMPVATMVLASTVALVVVSLVTPKPKAETLAKFFPTT
- a CDS encoding glycosyltransferase family 4 protein; the protein is MRIVYLAAGAAGMYCGSCLHDNTLAAALIKRGEDVLLVPTYTPLRTDEQDVSEARVFFGGVNAYLQQHSWLFRHTPRWFDRLLDSPGFLRWVTKGAASVDPKKLGAMTVSMLQGEQGRQSKEIEKLADWLADDVKPDVIHLSNSMLLGMARRLKERTGARIVCALSGEDNFLDQLSEPHHAQALALLRERAQEIEAFTALGGYYADHMAEYLGVDRERIHVIPHGLNLEGHGPLESNAGAAPTGTPRIGFFARVCHEKGLHLLVEACERLARERPELPFELRAAGYLGGGDWRYLVDLRDRCERGPLAGRFRYEGELTREAKIAFLRSLAVFSTPTLYREGKGLPALEALANGTPVVLPDHGSFPEIVAATGGGLLHTPGDAAHLAERLAELLADPQRAQALGLEGAAAIRDRFHADGMAEATGALYRRLHGI